DNA from Limnohabitans sp.:
GGTCGCGGTGGCTTTCTTTTTGAAGGTGCCGCCTTCCACCGTGACAAAGCTCGGGCAAAAGCCCTTGAGGCAACTGGTGTCCTTGTTGCAGGTGCTTTGGTTGATGGTGCGTTTGCGCCCCAAAGGCGTTTCAAGCGGTTCGACCGACAGGCAGTTGGACTGCACGCCACAGTCGCCGCACCCCTCACACACCTCTTCGTTGATCATCACCCGAACAGCAGGGTCGACCAGGGTGCCGCGCTTGCGGCGGCGGCGTTTTTCAGTGGCGCAGGTTTGGTCATAAATGATGATGGTGGTGCCTTTGATCTCGCGCATTTCGCGCTGAATGCGGTCAAGTTCGTCGCGGTGGAACACGCGCACACCTTCGACCAAAGCCACGCCATCGTATTTATCGGGTTCGTCAGTGACCACCACAATGCGTTGCGCACCTTCGGCTTTCATGCTCATGGCGATTTGCACCACGCTGTGGCCTTCGGCTCGTTCACCGACGGGCTGCCCCCCGGTCATGGCGACGGCGTCGTTGTACAAAATTTTGTAAGTGATGTTCACACCCGAAGCCACGCTCTGGCGCACCGCCAAAATACCACTGTGAAAGTAAGTGCCGTCGCCGATGTTGGCAAAGATGTGTTGGTCGGTGCAGAAGGGTTGTTGGCCGCTCCATGGCACACCTTCGCCGCCCATCTGGGTGAAGCCATCGGTGCTGCGGTCCATCCAGATGGTCATGAAGTGGCAGCCGATGCCCGCCATGGCGCGTGAGCCTTCGGGCACCTTGGTGGACGTGTTGTGTGGGCAGCCCGAACAAAACCAGGGCTGGCGTTCTGCTACCGCCCCAGGGGACCGGGTCTTCATCAGCGCGTCTTTGCCCTCCAGGATGGCCAAGTGTGCGTCGATGCGTGCGGTGGCGTCGGCGTCGATGCCTAGCTTTTTCAGGCGCTTGGCGATGGCGCGGGCGATGATGGCGGGCGTCAGGTCTGCGTTGGCACGCAGCAAGGTGCGCTCGGTCGGGTTGGGAATGGACCATTCGCCGCCCGAGGTGTCGCCATCGGCTTCGTCGAATTTGCCCACGATGGTGGGGCGCACATCGTCGCGCCAGTTGTACAGCTCTTCCTTGAGTTGGTATTCGATGACTTGGCGTTTTTCTTCCACCACCAAAATCTCGCGCAGACCGGTGGCAAATTCGCGGGTGGTGTGTGATTCGAGGGGCCAGACCACGCCCACTTTGTGCACCCGGATGCCCAAGCGCTGACAGGTGGCGTCATCCAGTCCCAGATCGAGCAGGGCCTGGCGTGTGTCGTTGAAAGCTTTGCCACTGGCAATCAGGCCGAACCGATCGTTGGGGCCTTGAATGACGTTGTGGTTGAGTTTGTTGGCGCGGATGTAGGCCAGGGCGGCGTACCATTTGTAATCAAACAGTCGCGCTTCTTGCTCCAGTGCGGTGTCGGGCCAGCGGATGTGCACGCCGCCAGGCGGCATCACGAATTCGGGCAGCACGATCTGCACACGCTCGGGGTCGATGTGGGCGGTGGCACTGGACTCGACGATTTCCTGAATTGTTTTCATGCCCGACCAAATGCCGGCAAAGCGGCTCAGCGCAATGGCGTGCAGACCTTGGTCGAGGATGTCTTGCACACTGGCCGGGAAAAACACGGGCAGGCCGCAGGCCTTGAAGATGTGGTCGCTCTGGTGGGCGGCGGTGGAGCTTTTCGCCACATGGTCATCGCCCGCCACGGCCAGCACGCCGCCCCAAGGCGTGGTGCCGGCCATGTTGGCGTGTTTGAACACGTCTGAGCAGCGGTCCACGCCGGGGCCTTTGCCGTACCAGATGCCGAACACGCCGTCGAACTTGTGGGTGCCCGGGGGCGCAAAACCCAGTTGTTGTGTGCCCCACAAGGCGGTGGCAGCCAGCTCTTCGTTCACGCCAGGCTGGAACACGATGTGCTGGGCCTTCAGGTGGTCTTTGGCTTTCCACAGTGACTGGTCGTAGCTGCCCAAGGGCGAGCCCCGGTAACCGCTGATGAAGCCCGCCGTGTTTTTGCCTTGCAGCGCGTCGCGTTGGCGCTGCAGCATGGGCAGCTTGACCAGGGCCTGCACGCCACTCATGAAAGCGCGGCCGACATCGAGGCTGTATTTGTCGTCCAGCGTCACCGTCTCAAGGGCCTGGCGAATCGAATCGGGCAAGGGGGCGTTCATGTTCTGTCCTGCATCTGAATGTGAAATCACAGTGTAGGCCGATGCCCTGGACAAGTGCTTGCTTTAGGGGGCAGGATTTGCCCTATGATTTGAAAGAACCTTGCTCAAAAGGAGATATTTTGGAAACACTGGATAAATTTGACTGGGCGATATTGAACGAACTGCAATGTGATGGCCGATTGACCAATGCCGAGTTGGCGCAGCGCGTGGGTTTGTCTGCCGCGCCGTGTTGGCGGCGGGTGAGGGCGCTGGAGGAGTCGGGCGTCATCAAGGGCTACCGTGCCGAGATTGACCGCCAGAAAGTGGGGCTGGATGTGTTTGCCTTTGTGCGCTT
Protein-coding regions in this window:
- a CDS encoding indolepyruvate ferredoxin oxidoreductase family protein: MNAPLPDSIRQALETVTLDDKYSLDVGRAFMSGVQALVKLPMLQRQRDALQGKNTAGFISGYRGSPLGSYDQSLWKAKDHLKAQHIVFQPGVNEELAATALWGTQQLGFAPPGTHKFDGVFGIWYGKGPGVDRCSDVFKHANMAGTTPWGGVLAVAGDDHVAKSSTAAHQSDHIFKACGLPVFFPASVQDILDQGLHAIALSRFAGIWSGMKTIQEIVESSATAHIDPERVQIVLPEFVMPPGGVHIRWPDTALEQEARLFDYKWYAALAYIRANKLNHNVIQGPNDRFGLIASGKAFNDTRQALLDLGLDDATCQRLGIRVHKVGVVWPLESHTTREFATGLREILVVEEKRQVIEYQLKEELYNWRDDVRPTIVGKFDEADGDTSGGEWSIPNPTERTLLRANADLTPAIIARAIAKRLKKLGIDADATARIDAHLAILEGKDALMKTRSPGAVAERQPWFCSGCPHNTSTKVPEGSRAMAGIGCHFMTIWMDRSTDGFTQMGGEGVPWSGQQPFCTDQHIFANIGDGTYFHSGILAVRQSVASGVNITYKILYNDAVAMTGGQPVGERAEGHSVVQIAMSMKAEGAQRIVVVTDEPDKYDGVALVEGVRVFHRDELDRIQREMREIKGTTIIIYDQTCATEKRRRRKRGTLVDPAVRVMINEEVCEGCGDCGVQSNCLSVEPLETPLGRKRTINQSTCNKDTSCLKGFCPSFVTVEGGTFKKKATATRAAPDPAALGALPEPKLPLIDQPWGMVVAGVGGTGVITIGQLLGMAAHIEGKGIVTQDSAGLAQKGGATWSHILVANTQDEIRTTRVSMAAADLIIGCDPIVSASKETTVRMRAGRTHVALNSNSTPTAAFVKNGNWQNPVDQCVAEITAQVGVSGVGAFDADALAKQLMGDTIYVNPMLLGYAWQMGWVPLHRESLVRAIELNDVQVKNNLAAFEWGRHAAHQIDALMQTLQPVQVIQFKKRESLDDLIADRMARLTDYQDAAYAQLYQSIVGRVQTTEAPLGKTLLSETVARQLYRLMAYKDEYEVARLHTQTGFMERLQNSFEGDFKVHYHLAPPLWSKRNSQGELVKRKFGPVMLTGFKLLAKLKGLRGTKLDFFGKTEERQTERALIREYMAHIERNLTQLSEQTHAHAVKVAQVPENIKGYGHVKERNIRAARSLWASLDQP